The Allocatelliglobosispora scoriae genome contains a region encoding:
- a CDS encoding CBM35 domain-containing protein, producing the protein MHLAVRSRVRARFTAALAAAAVTVAAAAWAALPAEAATTTYQAESAARAGGTVVATDHTGYTGTGFVGGYTDGNKGNANLTFTVNAAGAGGYDLSLRYANGTGSQMSLSLYVNGTKIRQTTLPATANWDTWGTRVETVTLANGNSSVAYKFDASDSGNVNLDSLTVSNVAAPPAGTLQAESAALTGGTGVATDHSGYNGSGFVGGYTDGNKGNANTTFTTSVTYAGSATVTIRYANGTGAQMSLSLYANGTKIGQTLLPATANWDTWGTKAETVPLNAGSNTIALKFDTTDSGNINLDQITVAGAASPAPTTSPSTPPVTTGFELEGGHLSGGASTATSTGGYTGTGYATGFTAVGSRVIRTVNVTAAGNATTTLRYANSSGSAKQLSVYVNGLKSGTIALPAGSGWLTATQTLALRSGVNIIGYQFDSGDSGNVSLDNVGVSGSAALATRGATVPFTQYEAENGSTNASVVGPSRAYLTEASEASGRRAVRLASTGQYVQFTLTKPANSIVVRYSIPDNAAGTGITAPLAFYANGTKVQDLSLSSTYSWVYGAYPYNNAPSGGEGHRFFDDVRATTPSYPAGTVIKLQKDASSTAAYYTIDLIETEQVAAALTAPAGYLSITSYGAVAGDAGDDTNAFNSAISAAAGGSKGVWIPSGTFIVNARINLAGVAVRGAGTWYSVVKGTNGKGGFFATGSNTTLADFTFAGDVRYRDDSAFDTAIEGNFGTGSLIFNVWMEHAKVGMWISSGTNGLYGVALRIRNTFADGVNLNDNVVNTRIDQSVLRNTGDDALAMWSHAASVTNSAFTFNTAVLPMLANPAAIYGGNGNRIEDNLFADVVYAGSGIAISTWHESQPFAGTTLVSRNTVTRGSGYERNWGSSLGALWVYAEARDITTPVIFSNIDVIDSTYQGILLSYARTISNLTFDHVTVNGAGTYGIELNAAGSATVNYVTVTGAASGGLLNSTGYTLIRGPGNSGF; encoded by the coding sequence ATGCACCTCGCCGTTAGATCCCGGGTCCGCGCCCGCTTCACGGCCGCCTTGGCCGCCGCAGCCGTGACCGTCGCGGCCGCCGCCTGGGCCGCCCTGCCCGCCGAGGCCGCCACCACCACCTACCAGGCCGAGAGCGCCGCCCGCGCCGGTGGCACCGTGGTCGCCACCGACCACACCGGATACACCGGCACCGGCTTCGTCGGCGGATACACCGACGGCAACAAGGGCAACGCCAACCTGACCTTCACGGTCAACGCGGCCGGGGCAGGCGGTTACGACCTGTCGCTGCGCTACGCCAACGGCACCGGTTCGCAGATGTCGCTCTCGCTCTACGTCAACGGCACCAAGATCCGTCAGACCACCCTGCCGGCCACGGCGAACTGGGACACCTGGGGCACCCGGGTCGAGACGGTGACGCTGGCCAACGGGAACAGCTCGGTGGCGTACAAATTCGATGCCTCTGATTCCGGCAACGTCAACCTGGACTCGCTGACGGTGAGCAACGTCGCGGCTCCGCCTGCGGGCACGCTGCAGGCCGAGTCGGCCGCGCTGACCGGCGGCACCGGCGTCGCCACGGACCACAGTGGATACAACGGGTCCGGCTTCGTCGGCGGATACACCGACGGCAACAAGGGCAACGCGAACACGACCTTCACCACCAGCGTGACCTACGCGGGCAGCGCCACGGTGACGATCCGCTACGCCAACGGCACCGGCGCGCAGATGTCGCTGTCCCTCTACGCCAACGGCACCAAGATCGGCCAGACCCTGCTCCCGGCGACCGCCAACTGGGACACCTGGGGCACGAAGGCCGAGACGGTCCCCCTCAACGCGGGCAGCAACACGATCGCGCTGAAGTTCGACACGACCGACTCCGGCAACATCAACCTCGACCAGATCACGGTCGCGGGCGCCGCCTCCCCCGCGCCCACCACCAGCCCGTCCACGCCGCCGGTGACCACCGGCTTCGAACTGGAGGGCGGCCACCTCTCCGGCGGGGCGTCCACCGCCACCTCCACCGGCGGTTACACCGGCACCGGTTACGCCACCGGCTTCACCGCCGTCGGGTCGCGGGTCATCCGCACCGTGAACGTCACGGCCGCGGGCAACGCGACGACCACGCTGCGGTACGCCAACAGCAGCGGCTCGGCCAAGCAGCTCAGCGTCTATGTCAACGGGCTCAAGTCCGGCACGATCGCGCTGCCGGCCGGGTCGGGCTGGCTCACCGCCACTCAGACCCTCGCGCTGCGGTCGGGCGTCAACATCATCGGCTACCAGTTCGACAGCGGCGACTCCGGCAACGTCTCCCTCGACAACGTGGGTGTCTCGGGTTCCGCGGCGCTCGCCACCCGGGGCGCCACCGTGCCGTTCACGCAGTATGAAGCCGAGAACGGCAGCACCAACGCCAGCGTCGTCGGGCCGAGCCGGGCCTACCTGACCGAGGCGAGCGAAGCCTCCGGCCGCCGGGCGGTCCGCCTCGCGAGCACCGGGCAGTACGTCCAGTTCACGCTCACCAAGCCGGCGAACTCGATCGTCGTGCGCTACTCGATCCCCGACAACGCGGCGGGCACCGGCATCACCGCGCCGCTCGCCTTCTACGCCAACGGCACCAAGGTCCAGGACCTCTCGCTGAGCTCCACCTACAGCTGGGTCTACGGCGCCTACCCCTACAACAACGCGCCCTCGGGCGGCGAGGGGCACCGCTTCTTCGACGACGTACGGGCCACCACGCCGAGCTACCCGGCGGGCACCGTCATCAAGCTGCAGAAGGACGCCTCGTCGACCGCCGCCTACTACACGATCGACCTGATCGAGACCGAGCAGGTCGCGGCGGCGCTCACGGCTCCGGCCGGGTACCTGTCGATCACGTCCTACGGCGCGGTCGCGGGCGACGCAGGGGACGACACCAACGCGTTCAACAGCGCCATCTCGGCGGCTGCGGGCGGCAGCAAGGGCGTCTGGATCCCGAGCGGCACCTTCATCGTCAACGCGCGGATCAACCTCGCCGGTGTCGCCGTCCGCGGTGCGGGCACCTGGTACAGCGTCGTCAAGGGCACCAACGGCAAGGGCGGGTTCTTCGCCACCGGCTCCAACACGACGCTCGCCGATTTCACCTTCGCCGGTGACGTCCGCTACCGCGACGACAGCGCCTTCGACACCGCGATCGAGGGCAACTTCGGCACCGGCTCGCTCATCTTCAACGTGTGGATGGAGCACGCCAAGGTCGGCATGTGGATCAGCTCCGGTACCAACGGCCTCTACGGCGTCGCCCTGCGCATCCGCAACACCTTCGCCGACGGCGTCAACCTCAACGACAACGTCGTCAACACCCGGATCGACCAGAGCGTGCTGCGCAACACCGGCGACGACGCCCTGGCGATGTGGTCGCACGCGGCGTCGGTGACGAACAGCGCGTTCACCTTCAACACCGCGGTGCTGCCGATGCTCGCCAACCCGGCGGCCATCTACGGCGGCAACGGCAACCGGATCGAGGACAACCTCTTCGCCGATGTCGTCTACGCCGGCTCCGGCATCGCGATCAGCACCTGGCACGAGTCGCAGCCCTTCGCCGGGACGACGCTGGTCTCCCGCAACACGGTGACCCGGGGCAGCGGTTACGAGCGCAACTGGGGCTCGTCGCTCGGCGCGCTGTGGGTCTACGCCGAGGCGCGGGACATCACCACTCCGGTGATCTTCTCGAACATCGACGTCATCGACAGCACCTACCAGGGCATCCTGCTCAGCTATGCCCGCACGATCTCCAACCTGACCTTCGACCACGTCACCGTCAACGGCGCCGGGACATACGGCATCGAGCTCAACGCGGCCGGCAGCGCCACCGTCAACTACGTCACCGTCACCGGCGCCGCCAGCGGCGGGCTGCTCAACAGCACCGGCTACACGCTGATCCGCGGTCCCGGCAACAGCGGCTTCTGA
- a CDS encoding glycoside hydrolase family 13 protein, which yields MSENVTRDWWRNAAIYQVYPRSFADGNGDGIGDLAGIRERLGYLHDLGIDAIWFSPWYPSPMADAGYDVADYRDIDPSFGTLAEAEALIAEAHALGIRLIVDIVPNHCSNAHAWFVEALASPPGSPARDRFWFRAGRGEHGELPPNDWRADFGGGAWTRLPDGEWYLHLFSPEQPDFQWDNDDVRAEFLSILRFWFDRGIDGIRIDSATMCVKDPALPELGGSGPHPYVDHDGVHDVYRSWRAVADSYDVPRALIGEVWLGIPDRFARYLRPDEMHAAFNFEFLAAPLTAKALRACIDETLATAALVGAPSTWVLSNHDVTRHVTRYGRSETGFDHGLRRERHLSRTDRDLGTRRARAAALLTLALPGGVYVYQGEELGLPEVEDLPDEARQDPKFRRTNGVDPGRDGCRVPLPWSGTQAPFGFSPTGAADPWLPQPSDWIELTVEAQLENSGSMLRLYRSALAIRRGEPGLGDGPMAWQDAPENVLHFTRPGGFACVVNLSDAPAALPPHTEVLLTSAPLTAGRLPADAAAWLRTDH from the coding sequence GTGTCCGAGAACGTGACCCGCGACTGGTGGCGCAACGCGGCCATCTACCAGGTCTACCCGCGTTCCTTCGCCGACGGCAACGGCGACGGGATCGGCGACCTCGCGGGCATCCGCGAACGGCTCGGTTACCTGCACGACCTGGGCATCGACGCCATCTGGTTCAGCCCGTGGTACCCGTCGCCGATGGCCGACGCCGGGTACGACGTGGCCGACTACCGCGACATCGACCCGTCCTTCGGCACCCTCGCCGAGGCGGAGGCGCTGATCGCGGAGGCGCACGCGCTGGGCATCCGGCTCATCGTGGACATCGTGCCCAACCACTGCTCCAACGCGCACGCCTGGTTCGTCGAGGCGCTCGCGTCACCGCCGGGATCACCGGCCCGGGACCGCTTCTGGTTCCGGGCCGGCCGGGGCGAGCACGGTGAGCTTCCCCCCAACGACTGGCGCGCCGACTTCGGCGGCGGCGCGTGGACCCGCCTGCCCGACGGGGAGTGGTACCTGCACCTGTTCTCCCCCGAGCAGCCCGACTTCCAGTGGGACAACGACGACGTACGGGCCGAGTTCCTCAGCATCCTGCGGTTCTGGTTCGACCGGGGCATCGACGGCATCCGGATCGACTCGGCGACGATGTGCGTCAAGGACCCGGCCCTGCCCGAGCTCGGCGGATCCGGACCCCACCCCTATGTGGACCACGACGGCGTACACGACGTCTATCGCTCGTGGCGCGCGGTGGCCGACAGCTACGACGTGCCGCGAGCACTGATCGGCGAGGTCTGGCTCGGGATCCCGGACCGGTTCGCGCGCTACCTGCGCCCCGACGAGATGCACGCCGCGTTCAACTTCGAGTTCCTCGCCGCGCCGCTGACGGCGAAGGCGCTGCGCGCCTGCATCGACGAGACGCTCGCGACCGCCGCGCTCGTCGGCGCGCCGAGCACCTGGGTGCTCTCCAACCACGATGTCACCCGGCACGTCACCCGTTACGGCCGCAGCGAGACCGGGTTCGACCACGGCCTGCGCCGCGAGCGCCACCTCAGCCGCACCGACCGCGACCTCGGCACCCGCCGGGCGCGCGCGGCGGCCCTGCTCACCCTGGCCCTGCCCGGCGGCGTCTACGTCTACCAGGGCGAGGAGCTCGGCCTGCCCGAGGTCGAGGACCTGCCCGACGAGGCCCGCCAGGACCCCAAGTTCCGCCGCACCAACGGCGTCGACCCCGGCCGCGACGGCTGCCGGGTGCCGCTGCCCTGGTCCGGCACACAAGCTCCATTCGGGTTCAGTCCGACCGGCGCGGCGGATCCGTGGCTGCCGCAGCCGTCGGACTGGATCGAGCTGACGGTAGAGGCGCAGCTAGAGAACTCTGGCTCGATGCTGCGCCTCTACCGCTCGGCGCTGGCGATCCGCAGGGGGGAGCCAGGCCTGGGCGACGGCCCGATGGCCTGGCAGGACGCTCCCGAAAACGTCCTGCACTTCACCCGCCCGGGAGGCTTCGCCTGCGTGGTCAACCTCTCCGACGCCCCCGCCGCCCTCCCCCCTCACACAGAGGTCCTCCTCACGAGCGCCCCCCTGACCGCCGGACGCCTGCCCGCCGACGCGGCGGCATGGCTCCGCACCGACCACTGA
- a CDS encoding glycoside hydrolase family 9 protein: MRLLISHLGYGLGPARAVIAAPRDGRAPRAAVLLTPSGEAVELAVGPVQSVPGWHLGPFARIPLPAQLAPGTYRVRLVEADGEEIDSAPFEIAADRLVQQTVSDVLSYFKAMRSSGEIDRKDRHAALWDDDSGRTVDARGGWLDASGDTSKFLSHLTYTSTMSPQQIPLCVWAMIAALDAPGLSRPLRIRLRDEALWGADFLHRFRAPEGYFYTGIFDALTKQLDERVITAPLPECVRTSRYQAGYRQGGGLAIAALARAAGLDDDGDTTRADYLAAAVDAFRHLEQHNTDYLFDGVESIVDDYAALLAAVELVAAGVAEAQPSAVRRARALIDRYVRPETGPGWFTADAAGRPFFHAAEAGLPILALLRFAEVLPDAVPAAEARSVALLAMADIAARTDGVPNPFGYPRQRVQPLGGEPADAFFFPHANETGYWWQGENATICSLSAAASACSAVDGIPAEQRRRFEEFAADQLAWVCGRNPFDVSMIHGRGRNNADYACDFPNIPGGIVNGITSGWSDEADMAFLPPDAPEGDAWRWAEQWIPHTAWFLLAVTTQNSR, from the coding sequence ATGCGCCTGCTCATCTCACACCTCGGCTACGGCCTCGGCCCCGCCCGGGCCGTCATCGCCGCCCCGCGCGACGGTCGCGCGCCGCGTGCCGCCGTCCTGCTGACGCCATCCGGGGAGGCCGTCGAGCTGGCCGTCGGCCCGGTGCAGTCCGTGCCCGGCTGGCACCTCGGCCCCTTCGCCCGCATCCCGCTCCCCGCGCAGCTCGCGCCGGGTACCTACCGGGTGCGGCTCGTCGAGGCCGACGGCGAGGAGATCGACTCGGCGCCCTTCGAGATCGCGGCCGACCGACTGGTCCAGCAGACCGTCTCCGACGTGCTCAGCTACTTCAAGGCGATGCGCTCCAGCGGCGAGATCGACCGCAAGGACCGGCACGCCGCGCTCTGGGACGACGACTCCGGCCGGACCGTGGACGCGCGCGGCGGCTGGCTCGACGCGAGCGGCGACACCAGCAAGTTCCTCAGCCACCTCACCTACACCAGCACGATGAGCCCGCAGCAGATCCCGCTCTGCGTCTGGGCGATGATCGCGGCGCTCGACGCGCCCGGGCTGTCCCGGCCGCTGCGGATCCGGCTGCGCGACGAGGCGCTGTGGGGCGCGGACTTCCTGCACCGGTTCCGGGCGCCGGAGGGCTACTTCTACACCGGGATCTTCGACGCGCTGACGAAGCAGCTCGACGAGCGGGTGATCACCGCGCCGCTGCCGGAGTGCGTGCGCACGTCGCGCTACCAGGCCGGATACCGCCAGGGCGGCGGGCTCGCCATCGCGGCCCTGGCCCGCGCCGCCGGGCTCGACGACGACGGCGACACCACCCGGGCCGATTACCTGGCGGCGGCCGTCGACGCCTTCCGGCACCTGGAGCAGCACAACACCGACTACCTCTTCGACGGCGTCGAGTCCATCGTGGACGATTACGCCGCGCTGCTCGCGGCCGTCGAGCTCGTCGCGGCCGGCGTCGCAGAAGCACAACCGTCGGCGGTACGCCGAGCCCGCGCCCTCATCGACCGCTACGTGCGCCCGGAGACCGGTCCGGGGTGGTTCACCGCCGATGCGGCGGGCCGGCCGTTCTTCCACGCCGCCGAGGCGGGCCTGCCGATCCTGGCCCTGCTGCGCTTCGCCGAGGTGCTGCCGGATGCGGTGCCCGCGGCCGAAGCCCGATCCGTGGCGCTGCTGGCGATGGCCGACATCGCCGCTCGCACCGACGGCGTTCCGAACCCGTTCGGCTACCCGCGCCAGCGAGTGCAGCCGCTCGGCGGCGAACCGGCGGACGCGTTCTTCTTCCCGCACGCCAACGAGACCGGCTACTGGTGGCAGGGCGAGAACGCCACGATCTGCTCCCTGTCGGCGGCCGCGAGCGCATGCTCGGCCGTCGACGGCATCCCGGCCGAGCAGCGGCGGCGATTCGAGGAGTTCGCCGCCGACCAGCTCGCCTGGGTCTGCGGCCGCAACCCGTTCGACGTCTCGATGATCCACGGCCGCGGCCGCAACAACGCCGACTACGCCTGCGACTTCCCCAACATCCCCGGCGGCATCGTCAACGGCATCACCTCGGGCTGGTCCGACGAGGCGGACATGGCGTTCCTCCCGCCGGACGCCCCCGAGGGCGACGCCTGGCGCTGGGCCGAGCAGTGGATCCCCCACACGGCCTGGTTCCTCCTGGCCGTAACGACCCAAAATTCGCGTTGA
- a CDS encoding peptidase inhibitor family I36 protein translates to MHLGARIVTIVVAAVTTLAVIAPAAAVAARPDEGADMQELVDAYLRDKPGGVQIGPGRISYENGAIVVTVARSSLDVSGPNCPSGLFCIYDGTNFRYPRTELSTCVWRDLYPYWNDVAGSVHYNKSAGAVTFINHGKTPHLGDTPLFAVGVSKRTISDLGDNADIADHVQPYC, encoded by the coding sequence GTGCACCTAGGAGCCCGAATCGTCACCATCGTCGTCGCAGCAGTCACCACCCTCGCCGTGATCGCCCCCGCGGCAGCCGTCGCGGCCCGCCCCGATGAGGGGGCCGACATGCAGGAACTGGTCGACGCCTACCTGCGGGACAAGCCCGGCGGTGTCCAGATCGGACCGGGCCGCATCAGCTACGAGAACGGCGCGATCGTCGTGACCGTCGCCCGGAGCAGCCTCGATGTCTCGGGGCCCAACTGCCCCAGCGGCCTGTTCTGCATCTACGACGGCACCAACTTCCGCTACCCGCGGACCGAGCTGTCGACGTGCGTGTGGCGGGACCTCTACCCCTACTGGAACGACGTCGCCGGCTCCGTCCACTACAACAAGTCGGCCGGAGCGGTGACCTTCATCAATCACGGCAAGACCCCGCACCTCGGTGACACCCCGCTCTTCGCGGTCGGCGTCTCGAAGCGGACCATCAGCGACCTCGGTGACAACGCCGACATCGCGGACCACGTGCAGCCGTACTGCTGA
- a CDS encoding RNA polymerase sigma factor — MATYGDRLTRDCFRLSVGNQLEADDLFQDTWETALKRFAKLREADDQYRWLYSTAFNFVRRSWYRQRIQRRYLAVNSTELPDLPAPVQHDGTFAIDINSYLRRLKPHDREVLLLTVWEELTDAEIVERLGIKENAVRTRRHRAMRKLKDLLMRDGYTEFSHCLAFDETETSNA, encoded by the coding sequence TTGGCGACATACGGTGACCGGCTGACTCGCGACTGCTTCCGCCTGTCCGTCGGAAACCAACTGGAAGCGGACGACCTCTTTCAAGACACCTGGGAAACCGCCTTGAAGCGGTTCGCCAAACTGAGAGAAGCCGACGACCAGTATCGATGGCTCTACAGCACCGCGTTCAACTTCGTACGCCGGAGCTGGTACCGGCAACGCATACAGCGGCGGTACCTCGCCGTCAATTCCACGGAACTGCCCGACCTTCCCGCCCCGGTCCAGCACGACGGGACCTTCGCCATCGACATCAATTCCTACCTGCGCCGGCTCAAACCGCACGACCGCGAGGTCCTGCTGCTGACCGTCTGGGAGGAGCTCACGGATGCCGAGATCGTGGAGAGGCTCGGCATCAAGGAGAACGCGGTCCGCACCCGACGGCACCGCGCGATGCGAAAGCTCAAGGACCTGCTCATGCGCGACGGGTACACCGAGTTCAGCCACTGCCTGGCATTCGACGAGACGGAGACGAGCAATGCGTAG
- a CDS encoding CU044_5270 family protein, with protein sequence MRRRKSHITDEEIMGMVRAQRPPQPARERSEMLTSRAIVRYAETPRREPFQLQLRTTLKWATRTGAALVVVGLLLPSANATASPATPGPLSIDNTSTTPADEYLLDLAKRVEQRSEPTSTGPYTYTRVQVWGLETGDEQSDGVNARDQRLWWRTDRSAVSIDTPLPPQPPGRRRAEWTQALPEKAANPVLNPPGTFSPLLAGLPGRTRETMREQLERGQRNLPAEQIVRRAAQLCEYYVLDPAQRAAQLRMLADTPGLIFRGRTDDRAGRAGAVVSVDSDGDHLRDILVFDDATGELLSLERVTLKARDGVPANTVIAYFIFLEHSRVDRAG encoded by the coding sequence ATGCGTAGGAGGAAGAGCCACATCACCGATGAAGAGATCATGGGTATGGTCCGGGCTCAGCGGCCGCCGCAGCCCGCACGGGAGCGGTCCGAGATGCTGACCTCGCGAGCGATCGTCAGGTACGCCGAGACGCCGCGCCGCGAGCCCTTCCAGCTCCAGCTCCGCACCACCCTGAAGTGGGCGACCCGGACCGGCGCGGCCCTGGTCGTCGTCGGCCTGCTGCTGCCCTCGGCGAACGCGACCGCGAGCCCCGCCACTCCCGGACCGCTGTCGATCGACAACACCAGCACCACCCCGGCCGACGAATACCTCCTCGACCTGGCGAAACGGGTGGAGCAGCGATCGGAGCCGACGAGCACCGGCCCGTACACCTACACGCGGGTGCAGGTGTGGGGGCTGGAGACCGGGGACGAGCAGTCGGACGGGGTCAACGCCCGAGACCAGCGGCTCTGGTGGCGAACGGACCGGTCGGCGGTCTCCATCGACACCCCCCTGCCACCGCAGCCACCCGGCCGGCGGCGCGCCGAGTGGACCCAGGCGCTCCCCGAGAAGGCGGCGAACCCGGTCCTCAACCCGCCGGGCACCTTCTCGCCGCTGCTGGCGGGCCTGCCCGGCCGCACCAGGGAGACCATGCGCGAGCAGCTGGAGCGCGGCCAGCGCAACCTGCCTGCGGAGCAGATCGTGCGCCGGGCCGCGCAGCTGTGCGAGTACTACGTCCTGGACCCGGCGCAGCGGGCCGCGCAGTTGCGGATGCTCGCCGACACCCCCGGCCTGATCTTCCGCGGCAGAACCGACGACCGGGCCGGCCGGGCCGGAGCGGTCGTGAGCGTCGACAGCGACGGCGACCACCTACGCGACATCCTCGTCTTCGACGACGCGACCGGCGAGCTGCTCAGCCTGGAGCGGGTGACCCTCAAAGCCCGCGACGGCGTCCCGGCGAACACCGTGATCGCCTACTTCATCTTCCTCGAACACAGCCGCGTCGACCGGGCCGGCTGA
- a CDS encoding GAF domain-containing protein, translated as MSSTTTQPSSTPVHQRLRPVLLALPPAAILACTFVAGRTHGGGAVAWIAAAVLLTIASASLTYWLDRRAVAHAITVGLARSIVAKSVNRSAEPVIGALNSVAASTCPEECHTSVQVLVSRVVDHSYNQCWLPEPTFAEIRCTYYELVGKEQLRRRHFGGRADVPRRDFKAERSLHDQEAIRLALDERSLLVNDLHTAPPPHFEDSLGRPYRSLVAVPVRAGGTSYGLLVLDAAAPGTFGPIDLGQLQLMANLLGAGLAHEELVSKT; from the coding sequence ATGTCGAGTACCACCACCCAGCCGTCATCCACGCCCGTCCACCAGCGCCTCCGCCCCGTCCTGCTCGCTCTGCCGCCCGCCGCGATCCTCGCCTGCACCTTCGTCGCGGGGCGGACTCACGGCGGCGGCGCCGTGGCCTGGATCGCCGCAGCGGTCCTGCTGACCATCGCCTCGGCCTCGCTGACCTACTGGCTCGACCGGCGGGCCGTCGCGCACGCGATCACCGTCGGGCTGGCGCGCAGCATCGTCGCGAAGTCGGTCAACCGCTCGGCCGAACCGGTGATCGGCGCCCTGAACTCCGTCGCCGCCAGCACCTGCCCCGAGGAGTGCCACACCTCGGTGCAGGTGCTGGTCAGCCGGGTCGTCGACCACTCGTACAACCAGTGCTGGCTGCCGGAGCCGACCTTCGCGGAGATCCGCTGCACCTACTACGAGCTGGTCGGGAAGGAGCAGCTCCGGCGGCGCCACTTCGGCGGCCGGGCCGATGTCCCCCGCCGCGACTTCAAGGCCGAGCGCAGCCTGCACGACCAGGAGGCGATCCGGCTCGCCCTCGACGAGCGGTCGCTGCTCGTGAACGACCTGCACACCGCGCCGCCGCCGCACTTCGAGGACAGCCTGGGCCGGCCCTACCGCTCCCTCGTCGCGGTGCCGGTGCGGGCGGGCGGCACCAGCTACGGGCTGCTCGTTCTCGACGCCGCAGCACCGGGCACCTTCGGACCGATCGACCTCGGACAGTTGCAGCTCATGGCGAACCTGCTCGGCGCCGGGCTCGCCCACGAGGAGCTCGTCTCGAAGACGTGA
- a CDS encoding asparaginase — MRAFDGTRVVVFGLGGTIAMKSAAGGGVTPLVSAADLVAGVPGLADTGVAVEVVDFLRVPSASLNFTDLAELAAAIDAELAAGATGVVVTQGTDTIEESAYLLDLTYAGPQPIVVTGAMRNPTLAGPDGPANLLAAILTAAHPDARGLGVLVALHDEIHTSRRVRKTHATSAGTFASPNGGPLGYLVEGVPRLLNHPGPRLTVPRPPSGASPRVAIYTATLGDDGALIPKLGGEVDGLVVAAMGVGHVPEQLVDPLAELNARIPVVLATRTGAGSTLTGTYGFPGSERDLIERSLIPAGWLDPLKARLLLRTLLGSGTGRAEIAAAFAVAGGRLPHTRWPWA; from the coding sequence ATGCGCGCATTCGACGGTACGCGGGTGGTCGTCTTCGGTCTCGGCGGCACGATCGCGATGAAGTCGGCGGCGGGCGGTGGCGTCACACCCCTCGTCTCCGCCGCCGACCTCGTCGCCGGGGTGCCGGGGCTCGCCGACACCGGCGTCGCGGTGGAGGTGGTGGATTTCCTTCGCGTACCCAGCGCGTCGTTGAACTTCACGGACCTGGCCGAACTCGCGGCCGCGATCGACGCGGAGCTCGCCGCGGGCGCCACGGGCGTCGTCGTCACGCAGGGCACGGACACGATCGAGGAGTCCGCGTATCTGCTGGACCTGACCTATGCCGGGCCGCAGCCGATCGTGGTCACGGGGGCGATGCGCAACCCCACGCTCGCCGGTCCCGACGGCCCCGCCAACCTCCTGGCCGCGATCCTCACGGCCGCGCACCCCGACGCGCGCGGCCTGGGCGTGCTCGTCGCGCTCCATGACGAGATCCACACCTCCCGACGGGTACGCAAGACGCACGCCACCTCGGCCGGGACCTTCGCCTCGCCCAACGGCGGACCGCTCGGCTACCTCGTCGAGGGCGTGCCCCGGCTGCTCAACCACCCCGGCCCCCGGCTCACCGTTCCGCGACCGCCGTCCGGGGCGAGCCCGCGGGTGGCGATCTACACCGCCACCCTCGGCGACGACGGCGCATTGATCCCGAAGCTCGGGGGCGAGGTGGACGGGCTCGTCGTCGCGGCGATGGGCGTCGGCCACGTCCCCGAGCAGCTCGTCGATCCCCTCGCGGAGCTCAACGCCCGGATCCCGGTCGTCCTCGCCACCCGGACCGGTGCGGGTTCGACGCTCACGGGTACCTATGGCTTCCCCGGCTCCGAGCGCGACCTGATCGAGCGCAGCCTCATCCCCGCCGGGTGGCTGGATCCGCTGAAGGCGCGGCTGCTGCTGCGGACCCTGCTCGGGTCGGGCACCGGCCGGGCCGAGATCGCGGCGGCCTTCGCCGTGGCGGGCGGCCGCCTCCCGCACACCCGCTGGCCGTGGGCCTGA